A portion of the Candidatus Goldiibacteriota bacterium genome contains these proteins:
- a CDS encoding MBL fold metallo-hydrolase has protein sequence MKVHTLVSEDYGENTYIVETGNNKAIVIDPGVEYPRILSLLEENKLEVEYVLLTHGHYDHTIAAENFNSSIIYAHAEEKELLATPAYNLSAYTGRQISVKNINYIEGNEARVNGMKFYHTPGHTSGCMVILIGDILFSGDTLFYDTVGRTDLPSGDSRKLKNSLKIFDKFDKDITVYPGHGTPFTLRDAYKINYFLK, from the coding sequence ATGAAAGTTCATACTTTGGTTTCAGAAGATTACGGGGAAAATACTTATATTGTGGAAACGGGTAATAATAAAGCCATAGTAATAGACCCGGGAGTGGAATATCCGCGGATTTTATCTTTGCTTGAAGAAAACAAACTTGAAGTTGAATATGTCCTGCTTACGCACGGACATTACGACCATACAATTGCGGCAGAAAATTTCAATTCATCTATTATCTATGCTCACGCTGAAGAAAAAGAGCTGCTGGCAACTCCTGCATACAATCTTTCCGCCTATACAGGGCGGCAAATAAGTGTAAAAAACATTAATTATATAGAGGGCAACGAAGCGCGGGTTAACGGCATGAAATTCTATCACACCCCCGGGCATACTTCGGGCTGTATGGTAATTCTGATAGGGGATATCCTTTTTTCAGGGGATACGCTTTTCTATGATACGGTGGGAAGGACAGACCTGCCGTCGGGGGATTCCAGAAAACTTAAAAACAGCCTTAAAATATTTGATAAATTTGATAAAGATATAACGGTTTACCCGGGTCACGGCACACCAT